A window of the Gossypium hirsutum isolate 1008001.06 chromosome A03, Gossypium_hirsutum_v2.1, whole genome shotgun sequence genome harbors these coding sequences:
- the LOC107886434 gene encoding putative clathrin assembly protein At2g01600 isoform X1 codes for MATLQTWRKAYGALKDTTKVGLAHVNSDYADLDVAVVKATNHVECPPKERHLRKIFVATSAIRPRADVAYCIHALGRRLAKTHNWTVALKTLIVIHRALREGDPTFREELLNFSQRARILQLSNFKDDSSPIAWDCSAWVRTYALFLEERLECFRILRYDIEAERLPRPDQGQDKGYSRTRELDSEELLTQLPALQQLLHRLIGCRPEGAAIGNYVIQYALALVLKESFKIYCAINDGIINLVDKFFEMPRHEAVNALDVYRRAGQQANSLSDFYEVCKGLELARNFQFPVLREPPQSFLATMEEYIREAPRVVSVPTEPLLQLTYRPEEGPSEDTKLSNDEPEPSAPADENAAFTVETAPPPPPPTQTNMDTGDLLGLNYSAPDASAIEESNALALAIVPTESGTASTFNSSAGQPVEFDPTGWELALVTTPSTDISAPTDRQLAGGLDSLTLNSLYDEAAYRAQHPAYGTPAPNPFEVQDPFAMSNNVAPPPAVQMAAIAQQQNNPFGAYQPAYQQQQQQLMMSPSNPFGDTGFGAFPVNQVAPVGQPHANNPFGSTGLL; via the exons ATGGCGACTCTTCAAACATGGAGAAAAGCTTATGGTGCTCTTAAAGATACCACCAAAGTCGGACTCGCTCATGTCAACAGCGATTATGCG GATTTGGATGTGGCCGTAGTCAAAGCTACCAACCATGTCGAGTGTCCTCCAAAAGAAAGGCATCTTAGAA AAATCTTCGTTGCGACATCAGCGATTCGGCCTCGAGCAGATGTTGCTTATTGCATTCATGCTCTTGGCCGCAGATTGGCCAAGACTCATAACTGGACG GTTGCATTGAAAACGCTTATAGTTATCCATAGAGCATTGAGGGAAGGTGATCCTACTTTCAGAGAAGAACTTTTAAACTTCTCTCAGAGAGCACGGATTCTCCAACTTTCTAATTTCAAGGATGATTCTAGCCCTATCG CATGGGATTGCTCTGCCTGGGTACGTACATATGCATTGTTTTTGGAAGAGAGGCTTGAATGTTTTAGGATTCTGAGGTATGACATTGAAGCTGAGCGTCTACCAAGACCTGACCAGGGGCAGGATAAG GGTTACAGTAGAACCCGGGAATTGGACAGCGAAGAATTGTTGACACAATTGCCTGCTCTGCAACAGTTGCTTCACCGTCTTATTGGTTGCCGG CCAGAAGGTGCTGCTATAGGCAACTATGTTATACAGTACGCTTTGGCTCTG GTGCTGAAGGAGAGCTTCAAAATATATTGTGCTATTAATGATGGAATTATAAATCTTGTTGACAAG TTTTTTGAGATGCCAAGACATGAGGCTGTCAATGCTCTTGATGTATACAGGCGAGCTGGTCAGCAG GCTAATAGCCTTTCTGATTTCTACGAAGTTTGCAAAGGATTGGAACTTGCTAGGAACTTCCAGTTTCCTGTTCTCAGGGAG CCGCCACAATCTTTTCTTGCTACTATGGAAGAGTATATTAGAGAGGCACCGCGTGTGGTTTCTGTTCCAACAGAACCATTG CTTCAATTAACATACAGACCTGAGGAAGGCCCTTCTGAAGATACTAAATTATCCAATGATGAACCTGAGCCATCTGCTCCTGCTGATGAAAATGCAGCTTTCACTGTTGAGACTGCTCCCCCTCCCCCTCCCCCAACTCAGACCAACATGGACACTGGAGATTTATTG GGATTGAATTATTCTGCACCTGATGCCTCAGCAATTGAGGAAAGCAATGCTTTAGCTCTAGCCATAGTGCCAACTGAATCAG GTACTGCTTCAACATTTAATTCTAGTGCTGGTCAGCCTGTAGAATTTGATCCTACTGGATGGGAACTTGCCCTTGTCACTACACCAAGTACCGATATTTCTGCACCTACTGATAGGCAATTG GCTGGTGGATTGGACTCGCTCACTCTCAACAGTTTATATGATGAAGCAGCATATAGAGCTCAGCATCCTGCATATGGAACACCAGCTCCAAATCCATTTGAGGTACAAGACCCATTTGCCATGTCAAATAACGTTGCTCCCCCACCTGCAGTGCAAATGGCAGCAATAGCTCAACAACAAAACAATCCTTTTGGTGCTTACCAACCTGCTTatcagcagcagcagcaacaatTGATGATGAGCCCATCAAATCCATTTGGTGATACAGGGTTTGGGGCATTTCCGGTGAACCAAGTGGCCCCTGTTGGTCAACCACATGCTAATAATCCATTTGGAAGCACAGGCCTGTTGTAA
- the LOC107886434 gene encoding putative clathrin assembly protein At2g01600 isoform X2: protein MSSVLQKKGILEVALKTLIVIHRALREGDPTFREELLNFSQRARILQLSNFKDDSSPIAWDCSAWVRTYALFLEERLECFRILRYDIEAERLPRPDQGQDKGYSRTRELDSEELLTQLPALQQLLHRLIGCRPEGAAIGNYVIQYALALVLKESFKIYCAINDGIINLVDKFFEMPRHEAVNALDVYRRAGQQANSLSDFYEVCKGLELARNFQFPVLREPPQSFLATMEEYIREAPRVVSVPTEPLLQLTYRPEEGPSEDTKLSNDEPEPSAPADENAAFTVETAPPPPPPTQTNMDTGDLLGLNYSAPDASAIEESNALALAIVPTESGTASTFNSSAGQPVEFDPTGWELALVTTPSTDISAPTDRQLAGGLDSLTLNSLYDEAAYRAQHPAYGTPAPNPFEVQDPFAMSNNVAPPPAVQMAAIAQQQNNPFGAYQPAYQQQQQQLMMSPSNPFGDTGFGAFPVNQVAPVGQPHANNPFGSTGLL from the exons ATGTCGAGTGTCCTCCAAAAGAAAGGCATCTTAGAA GTTGCATTGAAAACGCTTATAGTTATCCATAGAGCATTGAGGGAAGGTGATCCTACTTTCAGAGAAGAACTTTTAAACTTCTCTCAGAGAGCACGGATTCTCCAACTTTCTAATTTCAAGGATGATTCTAGCCCTATCG CATGGGATTGCTCTGCCTGGGTACGTACATATGCATTGTTTTTGGAAGAGAGGCTTGAATGTTTTAGGATTCTGAGGTATGACATTGAAGCTGAGCGTCTACCAAGACCTGACCAGGGGCAGGATAAG GGTTACAGTAGAACCCGGGAATTGGACAGCGAAGAATTGTTGACACAATTGCCTGCTCTGCAACAGTTGCTTCACCGTCTTATTGGTTGCCGG CCAGAAGGTGCTGCTATAGGCAACTATGTTATACAGTACGCTTTGGCTCTG GTGCTGAAGGAGAGCTTCAAAATATATTGTGCTATTAATGATGGAATTATAAATCTTGTTGACAAG TTTTTTGAGATGCCAAGACATGAGGCTGTCAATGCTCTTGATGTATACAGGCGAGCTGGTCAGCAG GCTAATAGCCTTTCTGATTTCTACGAAGTTTGCAAAGGATTGGAACTTGCTAGGAACTTCCAGTTTCCTGTTCTCAGGGAG CCGCCACAATCTTTTCTTGCTACTATGGAAGAGTATATTAGAGAGGCACCGCGTGTGGTTTCTGTTCCAACAGAACCATTG CTTCAATTAACATACAGACCTGAGGAAGGCCCTTCTGAAGATACTAAATTATCCAATGATGAACCTGAGCCATCTGCTCCTGCTGATGAAAATGCAGCTTTCACTGTTGAGACTGCTCCCCCTCCCCCTCCCCCAACTCAGACCAACATGGACACTGGAGATTTATTG GGATTGAATTATTCTGCACCTGATGCCTCAGCAATTGAGGAAAGCAATGCTTTAGCTCTAGCCATAGTGCCAACTGAATCAG GTACTGCTTCAACATTTAATTCTAGTGCTGGTCAGCCTGTAGAATTTGATCCTACTGGATGGGAACTTGCCCTTGTCACTACACCAAGTACCGATATTTCTGCACCTACTGATAGGCAATTG GCTGGTGGATTGGACTCGCTCACTCTCAACAGTTTATATGATGAAGCAGCATATAGAGCTCAGCATCCTGCATATGGAACACCAGCTCCAAATCCATTTGAGGTACAAGACCCATTTGCCATGTCAAATAACGTTGCTCCCCCACCTGCAGTGCAAATGGCAGCAATAGCTCAACAACAAAACAATCCTTTTGGTGCTTACCAACCTGCTTatcagcagcagcagcaacaatTGATGATGAGCCCATCAAATCCATTTGGTGATACAGGGTTTGGGGCATTTCCGGTGAACCAAGTGGCCCCTGTTGGTCAACCACATGCTAATAATCCATTTGGAAGCACAGGCCTGTTGTAA